The following proteins are encoded in a genomic region of Lachnospiraceae bacterium KM106-2:
- a CDS encoding S1 RNA binding domain: MIHLGEMQSLVVVKTTDFGVYLSTSSENEKDKVLLPRKEVPAGTKVGYHMEVFLYKDSEDRPIATTTQPPISLGGIALLKVKEVATIGAFLDWGLAKDLLLPFKEQTRELQAGDDVLVTLYIDKSKRLCASMKIYDYLQLDSEYQKDDKVTGVVYEIIPEFGAFVAVDNKYSGLIPKKELFDHIKAGQQIEARVMSVKPDGKLDLSLREKAYVQMDNDASAIYNALTNAGGFLPYNDKSDPEKIKEVFHMSKNAYKRAIGRLLKEGKLEFKNNGISLK; this comes from the coding sequence ATGATTCATTTAGGAGAAATGCAATCCCTAGTCGTTGTAAAAACAACTGACTTCGGAGTTTACCTTAGCACAAGTAGTGAAAACGAAAAAGATAAGGTCTTATTACCAAGAAAAGAAGTTCCTGCCGGAACAAAAGTAGGTTATCACATGGAAGTCTTCCTTTATAAAGATAGTGAAGATCGTCCAATCGCAACTACAACACAACCTCCAATCTCTCTTGGAGGAATCGCTCTTCTTAAAGTAAAAGAAGTTGCTACAATTGGCGCTTTCCTTGATTGGGGGCTTGCCAAAGATCTTCTTCTTCCTTTTAAAGAACAAACAAGAGAATTACAAGCTGGTGATGATGTATTAGTTACCCTTTATATCGATAAGAGTAAACGTCTTTGTGCATCAATGAAGATTTATGATTATCTACAACTTGACTCTGAATATCAAAAAGATGATAAGGTTACCGGTGTGGTATATGAAATCATCCCTGAATTTGGTGCTTTCGTAGCTGTTGATAATAAATACTCTGGTTTAATTCCAAAGAAAGAGTTATTTGATCACATCAAAGCCGGACAACAAATAGAAGCTCGTGTCATGAGCGTTAAACCTGACGGTAAATTAGATCTAAGCCTTCGCGAAAAAGCATATGTTCAGATGGATAATGATGCATCTGCAATTTATAATGCACTTACAAATGCAGGCGGATTCCTTCCATACAACGATAAATCTGATCCAGAAAAGATCAAAGAAGTGTTCCATATGAGCAAAAATGCATACAAGCGTGCTATTGGACGTCTTTTAAAAGAAGGAAAACTTGAATTTAAAAACAATGGAATCTCTTTAAAGTAA
- a CDS encoding TRAP-type C4-dicarboxylate transport system, periplasmic component: MMSVAMLGACTKKNPDVTFIMADVQEDGHPTAASSDYFASQVSEKTNGRIKIEVYHGSTLGSEADQVQQVSVDGIDFARVSSSAASVYCDDLKAFQALFLFSDDEQMWKVLDGKIGTEFLESQDFIKNSVEPLCWFSGGTRNFYNSKKEIKSVSDLSGLKFRVNTDSMFALMDAVGARGQNIAYSDILSSLKDGVVDGAENNWPSYMSTNHYTQAKYITIDQHSSVPEFIIASTQAMNELSESDQKIIRECAKEASTYQRKAMSDYEKDAIETAKKAGCKVTELTEEEKAEFEKLAEPINEKISSDYMDLINEIKAVK; encoded by the coding sequence ATGATGTCGGTAGCAATGTTAGGTGCATGTACGAAGAAGAATCCAGATGTAACGTTTATCATGGCAGATGTGCAGGAAGATGGACATCCAACGGCAGCATCCAGTGATTATTTCGCATCTCAGGTAAGCGAAAAAACAAATGGTAGAATAAAGATTGAAGTTTATCATGGAAGTACTCTTGGAAGTGAAGCGGATCAGGTACAGCAAGTATCCGTTGATGGAATTGATTTCGCCAGAGTATCATCTTCAGCAGCATCCGTGTACTGTGATGACCTAAAGGCTTTTCAAGCACTATTCTTATTTAGTGATGATGAGCAGATGTGGAAAGTATTAGATGGAAAGATAGGAACTGAGTTTTTAGAGTCACAAGACTTTATAAAAAATAGTGTAGAACCATTATGTTGGTTTAGTGGCGGAACAAGGAACTTCTATAACTCAAAGAAAGAGATCAAGAGTGTATCAGATCTATCAGGACTTAAATTTCGTGTAAATACGGATTCTATGTTTGCACTGATGGATGCAGTAGGAGCAAGAGGACAGAATATTGCTTATTCTGATATCTTATCATCCTTAAAAGATGGGGTAGTTGATGGTGCAGAGAATAATTGGCCATCTTATATGTCAACGAACCATTATACACAAGCAAAGTATATTACCATTGATCAACATTCCAGTGTTCCAGAGTTTATTATTGCTTCTACACAAGCAATGAATGAATTATCAGAATCAGATCAGAAAATAATACGAGAATGTGCAAAAGAAGCATCCACCTATCAACGAAAAGCAATGAGCGATTATGAGAAGGATGCAATTGAGACAGCGAAAAAAGCTGGATGTAAAGTAACAGAGCTAACGGAAGAAGAAAAGGCTGAGTTTGAGAAATTAGCAGAACCGATCAATGAGAAGATCAGTAGTGATTATATGGATCTCATTAATGAAATAAAAGCAGTTAAATAA
- a CDS encoding methyl-accepting chemotaxis protein: MRKSIGVKIISVYVCVFAICALGMLVVNSNINSMNSTTEDISTEYVNAIKQVDMISLNAANLQTYLRDYQLSTNDEQRSTVLASISTTQGTILTSIQTLEGYAHSEREKKTIKTLKSVYETYRSQFNSGIEQLNGGKANNFDQINSSLQTSANAFTVRIKSVDILNTVNMVRAQQQLEQDTTTSHITFVIIGVLFIVALLIGIIIVTFTVIRPTKDATKQLVTIVGKIEKEEGDLTIRIPEKTKDEVGQLVKGINKFIEVLHNIISNINQSTINMQESIKEVYGDINQADDKIVDVSATMEELTASMTNIAQVAEDLNEQAGVVYQSMEDIAKQAYQQSDESNVIKDRAMSLKNEGLKSKNTTTQMIDQISRLLKTALDKSQDVEKINSLTADILDISSETNLLALNASIEAARAGEAGKGFSVVADQIRALADSSETTANKIQVISNEVTQAVSELAESSNQMLEFVHNDVLPDYDKFVNIGTTYHEDANSFDQVMKKFAKSANDLKDTMSAMTDMIQGMSQTIGESSNAIAVVTESTCVITDSMTSIKQEMSQTESIADNLDQEVKRFHKI, translated from the coding sequence ATGAGAAAATCTATCGGTGTAAAGATCATATCCGTTTATGTATGTGTTTTTGCAATTTGCGCATTGGGGATGTTAGTCGTTAATTCAAACATTAACAGTATGAATTCAACAACAGAAGATATTAGCACAGAATATGTGAATGCAATTAAACAAGTTGATATGATTTCGTTAAATGCAGCCAATTTACAGACCTATTTGAGGGATTATCAATTATCAACCAATGATGAGCAACGTTCTACTGTATTAGCTAGTATAAGCACAACACAGGGAACCATATTAACATCGATTCAGACTTTAGAGGGATATGCTCATTCAGAGAGAGAAAAGAAGACAATAAAGACTTTAAAAAGTGTCTATGAGACATATCGAAGTCAGTTTAATAGCGGTATTGAGCAGTTAAATGGTGGAAAAGCGAATAATTTTGATCAGATTAATTCTTCACTACAGACATCAGCGAATGCATTTACCGTAAGAATTAAATCAGTAGATATCTTAAATACCGTTAATATGGTGAGGGCACAGCAGCAGTTGGAACAGGATACCACGACGAGTCACATCACATTTGTTATTATAGGCGTGTTATTTATAGTAGCACTATTGATTGGAATTATTATTGTTACCTTTACGGTAATTCGTCCAACAAAAGATGCAACCAAACAGCTGGTTACAATCGTTGGTAAGATTGAAAAGGAAGAAGGAGATCTTACGATCCGAATTCCAGAGAAGACCAAAGATGAGGTCGGACAGCTTGTGAAAGGAATCAACAAGTTTATTGAGGTATTACATAACATTATCAGCAACATTAATCAAAGCACGATTAATATGCAGGAAAGTATTAAAGAAGTATATGGGGATATCAATCAGGCAGATGATAAGATCGTAGATGTATCCGCAACAATGGAAGAACTGACTGCCAGCATGACGAATATTGCTCAGGTCGCAGAAGACTTAAATGAGCAGGCTGGTGTCGTATATCAATCAATGGAGGATATCGCAAAGCAGGCATATCAACAATCCGATGAATCCAATGTAATTAAAGATCGTGCCATGTCATTGAAGAATGAAGGATTAAAGAGTAAAAATACGACGACTCAGATGATCGATCAGATCAGCCGATTATTAAAAACGGCATTAGATAAGAGTCAGGATGTAGAGAAGATCAACTCCTTAACAGCAGATATTCTAGATATCTCAAGTGAGACCAATCTTCTTGCATTAAATGCTTCGATTGAGGCAGCAAGAGCAGGAGAGGCAGGAAAAGGATTTTCTGTAGTTGCAGATCAGATCCGAGCCTTAGCTGATTCTAGTGAAACAACAGCAAATAAAATTCAGGTCATCAGTAATGAAGTAACACAGGCTGTAAGTGAATTAGCAGAAAGCTCTAATCAAATGTTAGAGTTCGTACATAATGATGTATTACCAGATTACGATAAATTTGTTAATATCGGAACAACGTATCATGAGGATGCCAATAGCTTTGATCAGGTTATGAAGAAGTTTGCGAAAAGTGCAAATGATCTGAAAGATACAATGTCAGCTATGACTGATATGATACAGGGAATGAGCCAGACCATAGGTGAAAGTTCCAATGCCATCGCCGTTGTAACAGAAAGCACATGTGTCATTACCGACAGCATGACTTCTATTAAGCAGGAAATGTCGCAGACAGAATCGATTGCAGACAATCTTGATCAAGAAGTAAAACGTTTTCATAAAATATAA
- a CDS encoding predicted N-ribosylNicotinamide CRP-like regulator: protein MKQDEVIQMLQLPLSVRKQAVLLTFAKGDYLCKTGKQMEYLMFLLSGEVKVSTTMANGKVLMRCFTYAGGVIGDIELMTNGSVGNNVVAVKETVCFAIPFSVCKKELLGNIVFMNFIARQLGKKFETSSKLSAMNQLYTLENRLCAYIANSEENGIFSENLTELAELLGISYRHLLRTLYELCEKKVLEKKSRTQYAIHDSGRLEELAKDCFME from the coding sequence ATGAAACAGGATGAAGTTATTCAAATGTTACAATTGCCTCTATCGGTAAGAAAACAAGCAGTATTATTAACGTTTGCAAAAGGTGACTATTTATGTAAGACTGGAAAGCAGATGGAGTACTTGATGTTTTTATTATCAGGGGAAGTAAAGGTAAGTACGACAATGGCCAATGGAAAAGTATTGATGCGCTGCTTTACCTACGCAGGAGGTGTTATTGGAGATATTGAGCTGATGACAAATGGAAGTGTCGGAAATAATGTTGTAGCGGTAAAGGAGACTGTATGTTTTGCTATACCGTTTTCAGTTTGCAAGAAAGAGCTATTAGGTAATATTGTCTTTATGAATTTTATTGCGCGCCAGTTAGGGAAGAAGTTTGAGACGAGTTCAAAATTAAGTGCGATGAATCAGTTGTATACATTGGAAAACAGACTATGTGCATATATTGCGAATAGTGAGGAGAATGGGATCTTTTCTGAGAATTTAACAGAATTAGCTGAACTGTTAGGGATTAGTTATCGCCATCTGTTAAGAACCTTATATGAACTATGTGAAAAGAAGGTACTAGAGAAGAAATCAAGGACTCAATATGCGATTCATGATTCTGGTCGCTTAGAAGAATTAGCAAAGGATTGTTTTATGGAATAG
- a CDS encoding possible membrane-spanning protein, whose translation MYYLLSILSGFLIAAMVAVNGYLTTWHGTYLATVIIHFVGLVFVFLFIKLKKGRIFGSHKRLPYYCYLGGAIGVITTVCNNIGFGKISVSAILALGLLGQSITAIVIDHFGLFHMKVQKFNPKKLIGYAFVLIGIVFLMDL comes from the coding sequence ATGTACTATCTATTATCTATCTTATCGGGCTTTCTTATTGCAGCAATGGTCGCAGTAAACGGTTATCTGACAACTTGGCACGGAACTTACCTTGCTACGGTAATTATTCACTTTGTCGGATTAGTATTCGTATTTCTATTTATCAAATTAAAAAAAGGTCGTATCTTTGGTTCTCATAAACGTTTGCCATACTACTGCTATCTTGGTGGTGCCATTGGTGTGATCACCACTGTCTGCAATAATATTGGATTCGGCAAGATCAGCGTTTCAGCGATCTTAGCTCTCGGCCTTCTTGGGCAGAGCATTACCGCCATCGTGATCGATCACTTTGGTCTATTTCACATGAAAGTTCAAAAATTCAATCCTAAGAAACTTATCGGTTATGCCTTTGTATTGATCGGCATCGTGTTTCTAATGGATCTATAG
- a CDS encoding possible membrane protein: MINAIILSLLAGVSNVISRTVNGRLSDQSSVSISTFYNFFIGFIVSSIIYLGLETQGREALHLTISPDVWAYSGGLIGVFAIAIFNFTVPKISAYYMTLLTFVGQLFTGILLDSMLTNKFSFSQLIGGFFVVIGLGINLWIDNSKEKQ; this comes from the coding sequence ATGATTAACGCAATTATACTTTCTCTCTTAGCAGGCGTATCCAATGTAATTTCTAGAACGGTAAACGGTCGTCTGTCTGATCAAAGTTCTGTCTCCATCAGTACATTTTACAACTTCTTTATCGGTTTTATTGTATCTAGTATTATCTATCTTGGATTAGAAACACAAGGTAGGGAAGCACTTCACCTTACCATCTCTCCTGATGTCTGGGCTTATTCCGGTGGTCTGATCGGTGTGTTCGCCATCGCTATCTTCAACTTTACTGTACCTAAAATTTCAGCTTACTATATGACATTACTAACATTTGTTGGACAACTCTTTACAGGAATTCTTCTTGATAGCATGTTAACTAACAAGTTTTCTTTCAGCCAGTTGATCGGTGGTTTCTTTGTTGTCATTGGGCTTGGTATCAATCTTTGGATCGATAATTCTAAGGAAAAGCAGTAA
- a CDS encoding CoA-disulfide reductase / disulfide bond regulator, whose product MSKKTLIIGGVAGGATTAARLRRKDESAEIIVFEKGDYISYANCGLPYYIGDVIKSRDALLVQTPEAMKSKFNLDIRTASEVTRILPDEKKIQVLDHKTGRKYEETYDQLVLATGSSPLRPSIPGIEADNIFTLWSIPDTDAIKNFLEEKKPKRAAVIGGGFIGLEMAENLHAAGVEVSIIEMQDQVMAPLDYEMANLLHENLRMNQVELILGDGVKAFEQAGSTTKIQLSSGKEIETDLVILSIGVRPNSQLAKDAGISTNAKGGVIVNEYLETSVTDIYAVGDVIEVDHYISKEKTMLPLAGPANRQARILADNLSGDRKKYTGSMGTAVAKVFDLDVASVGLNEKQLIASGKEKHKDYETVLINQKSHAGYYPGATPLTLKMIFTQKGNILGGQIVGQDGVDKRIDTLATTMRLNGTIYDLEELELAYAPPFSSAKDPVNMLGFVAENVISGLVRFIAWNEMDQLIGSKDVTILDVTEEVERMVYSIPSSYHIPLGQLRERLKELNPNHFIIPYCAIGVRSYNAARILMQNGFHQVAVLAGGTGFYKSMHHNDMKPADKSAHKEIIKEEKIVNKEVKILDCCGLQCPGPIMKVNETIAQMKEEEMLQVSATDMGFPRDIDSWCKKTGNTLVKAERKNKENIVYIKKGMDHQPAEQKVAVELPQGKSMIVFSGDYDKAIASFIIANGAAAMGRPVTMFFTFWGLNILRKSENVKVNKSLVEKMFGRMMPRGTSKLKLSKMNMGGMGTAMMKKVMKDKNVTSLEDLMKQAMGNGVRIVACTMSMDVMGIQKEELIDGVELAGVASYLADAEESNVNLFI is encoded by the coding sequence ATGTCTAAGAAAACGCTTATTATAGGTGGTGTTGCAGGTGGTGCAACAACAGCAGCAAGATTAAGAAGAAAAGATGAATCAGCAGAAATTATTGTTTTTGAAAAAGGAGATTATATCTCTTATGCAAATTGTGGATTACCTTATTATATCGGTGATGTCATTAAGAGCAGGGATGCACTGCTTGTGCAGACACCGGAGGCAATGAAGAGTAAGTTCAATCTTGATATTCGAACAGCCAGTGAAGTAACAAGAATTCTGCCAGATGAGAAGAAAATTCAGGTACTAGATCATAAGACAGGAAGAAAGTATGAAGAGACCTATGATCAGCTTGTTCTTGCGACAGGTTCTTCACCATTACGTCCTTCTATCCCAGGGATAGAGGCAGATAACATTTTTACACTTTGGTCCATTCCTGATACGGATGCAATTAAGAACTTCTTAGAAGAGAAGAAACCGAAGAGAGCAGCAGTGATCGGTGGAGGCTTTATCGGACTTGAGATGGCAGAAAATCTACATGCAGCGGGCGTTGAAGTCTCTATTATTGAGATGCAGGATCAAGTAATGGCTCCTCTTGATTACGAGATGGCGAATTTATTACATGAGAATCTTAGAATGAATCAGGTAGAGCTCATTCTAGGTGATGGTGTAAAAGCATTCGAGCAAGCTGGCAGTACGACTAAGATTCAGTTATCAAGTGGAAAAGAGATAGAAACAGATTTGGTTATTTTATCGATTGGTGTTCGTCCAAATAGTCAACTTGCGAAAGATGCTGGAATTTCTACAAATGCAAAAGGTGGAGTTATCGTAAATGAGTATCTTGAGACATCGGTAACCGATATTTATGCGGTTGGCGATGTGATCGAAGTAGATCATTACATTTCAAAAGAGAAGACGATGCTCCCTCTTGCTGGTCCGGCAAATCGTCAAGCTCGTATTCTTGCAGATAACTTAAGTGGTGATAGAAAGAAATATACCGGTAGTATGGGGACAGCCGTTGCGAAAGTATTTGATCTTGATGTGGCAAGCGTTGGATTGAATGAAAAGCAGCTGATCGCGTCAGGAAAAGAGAAACATAAGGATTATGAGACCGTTTTAATTAATCAGAAATCCCATGCTGGATATTATCCAGGTGCAACACCACTTACTCTAAAAATGATCTTTACACAGAAGGGCAACATACTTGGTGGACAGATTGTCGGTCAGGACGGTGTAGATAAGCGAATAGATACACTAGCCACGACAATGCGCCTAAATGGTACGATCTATGATTTAGAGGAATTAGAATTAGCCTATGCACCACCATTTTCATCAGCTAAGGATCCCGTCAATATGCTTGGATTTGTTGCAGAAAATGTAATTAGTGGATTAGTGCGATTTATTGCATGGAATGAGATGGATCAATTAATTGGAAGCAAAGATGTAACAATTCTTGATGTGACCGAGGAAGTAGAACGAATGGTATATAGTATTCCGTCCTCTTATCATATTCCATTAGGACAGCTTCGAGAGCGTCTAAAAGAGTTAAATCCAAATCATTTCATTATTCCTTATTGTGCAATCGGAGTACGTTCCTATAATGCTGCTAGAATTTTAATGCAGAATGGATTTCACCAAGTAGCAGTATTAGCGGGTGGAACAGGATTTTATAAATCAATGCATCATAATGATATGAAGCCAGCCGATAAATCTGCACACAAAGAGATAATAAAGGAAGAGAAAATTGTGAATAAAGAAGTTAAAATTTTAGATTGCTGTGGATTACAATGTCCGGGACCGATCATGAAGGTGAATGAAACGATTGCTCAGATGAAAGAGGAAGAGATGTTACAGGTTTCGGCAACGGATATGGGATTCCCACGTGATATCGACTCTTGGTGTAAAAAGACAGGAAATACGTTAGTTAAGGCTGAGCGAAAGAACAAAGAGAATATTGTATATATTAAAAAGGGAATGGATCATCAGCCAGCAGAACAAAAGGTGGCAGTAGAACTTCCACAAGGAAAGTCAATGATCGTATTCAGCGGTGATTATGATAAAGCAATCGCGTCGTTTATTATTGCAAATGGTGCTGCAGCCATGGGAAGACCGGTAACTATGTTCTTTACTTTCTGGGGATTAAATATTCTCCGTAAGAGTGAAAATGTTAAGGTAAATAAATCATTGGTTGAGAAGATGTTTGGACGAATGATGCCAAGAGGAACTTCAAAGTTAAAATTATCTAAGATGAATATGGGCGGCATGGGAACTGCTATGATGAAGAAAGTTATGAAAGATAAGAATGTAACTTCTTTAGAAGATTTGATGAAACAAGCAATGGGTAATGGTGTTAGAATCGTTGCATGCACAATGTCAATGGACGTAATGGGAATTCAAAAAGAAGAATTGATTGACGGAGTAGAGCTTGCTGGTGTTGCTTCTTATCTGGCAGATGCAGAAGAATCGAATGTAAACTTATTTATTTAG
- a CDS encoding transketolase, C-terminal section, with translation MMELNNRAIRFLARMGARGTFGQALYDMAKDGIDFYATTADLGHASGFDRMVREYPEQVVNVGIAEQNLVGISAGLAKDRTPVFATSWAMFASVRCLDQVRNLMGYMKNNVKLVGLDSGFEWARFGYSHMNPSDIAIMRTIPNIMIVSPCDGMELYKSVYAIAKYKGPVYLRVTGGNLITPIHKEPDFEFELGRAITMQEGEDVVFVACGSILANVMKAAKILEEKKISSTIIDMHTICPIDNEVLDSITDHKLLVTVEEHSVYGGLGSLIAEYYADKEKRPMQLMLGSSNEIPKAGTSEYIAQQYGLLPKQIAESVENKLRG, from the coding sequence ATGATGGAGTTAAATAATAGAGCAATTCGCTTCTTGGCTAGAATGGGCGCAAGAGGAACATTTGGACAAGCGTTGTATGATATGGCAAAAGACGGGATTGATTTTTATGCAACAACAGCTGATTTAGGTCATGCGTCTGGATTTGATCGTATGGTCAGAGAATATCCAGAACAGGTTGTGAATGTAGGAATTGCGGAGCAAAACTTAGTTGGAATTTCAGCAGGACTAGCAAAAGATAGAACACCTGTATTTGCAACTTCCTGGGCAATGTTTGCTTCTGTTCGATGCTTAGATCAAGTACGAAATCTAATGGGATATATGAAAAATAATGTAAAGCTGGTTGGTTTGGACAGTGGTTTTGAGTGGGCTAGATTTGGTTATTCGCATATGAATCCATCGGATATTGCAATTATGCGTACAATTCCTAATATTATGATCGTATCACCATGTGACGGCATGGAACTTTATAAATCTGTTTATGCCATTGCAAAATACAAGGGTCCAGTTTATTTAAGGGTAACGGGTGGTAACTTAATTACACCAATACATAAAGAACCAGATTTTGAGTTTGAACTAGGCAGAGCAATTACGATGCAGGAGGGAGAAGATGTTGTATTCGTTGCATGCGGATCTATCCTAGCTAATGTTATGAAAGCTGCTAAGATTCTAGAGGAAAAGAAAATTTCATCGACTATTATAGATATGCATACGATCTGCCCCATCGATAATGAAGTTTTAGACTCTATCACTGACCATAAGTTACTTGTAACGGTAGAGGAACATTCCGTTTACGGAGGACTTGGGAGTTTGATCGCAGAATATTATGCAGATAAAGAGAAGAGACCAATGCAACTGATGCTTGGCTCGAGTAATGAAATTCCAAAAGCAGGAACAAGCGAATATATAGCTCAGCAATATGGTTTATTACCAAAGCAGATTGCTGAAAGTGTTGAGAATAAACTGAGAGGATAA
- a CDS encoding transketolase, N-terminal section: MDNKVEQCERIADQMRKTIVEVAEHTNQSMHWGGSLSCIEILATLYGAVLNTSNLKLDQMQRDKFLLSKGHAAIALYSVMAETGIISKEELQNYQKNGSDYPEISAANERMGIEVSGGSLGIGPSYGVGLALSAKRKQYPYKTVVLVGDGEIDEGSVWEAVMSASQFALDNLTMIIDANGLQSDGETTKIMSWKDLYQRLECFGWDVFEVDGHDCKALYEVMQHMDERNRKPKAIIANTVKGRGISFCENDYEWHDKVMSKAELEQAKKEVGLL, translated from the coding sequence TTGGATAATAAAGTAGAACAGTGTGAAAGAATAGCAGATCAGATGAGAAAGACAATAGTCGAGGTTGCTGAGCATACCAATCAATCCATGCATTGGGGAGGTAGCTTATCTTGTATTGAAATACTAGCAACCTTATATGGTGCTGTATTAAACACAAGTAATCTTAAGTTAGACCAGATGCAGAGAGATAAATTTCTGCTAAGTAAAGGCCATGCAGCAATTGCATTATATTCAGTTATGGCTGAAACGGGAATAATTTCAAAGGAGGAATTACAGAACTACCAAAAGAATGGGAGTGACTATCCTGAGATATCAGCAGCAAATGAACGAATGGGAATTGAAGTTTCAGGAGGAAGCTTAGGAATTGGACCTTCCTATGGAGTTGGCTTAGCATTATCTGCGAAAAGGAAACAGTATCCTTACAAGACGGTAGTACTTGTTGGTGATGGTGAAATTGATGAAGGTTCCGTATGGGAAGCGGTAATGTCGGCATCACAGTTTGCACTAGATAATTTAACTATGATCATAGATGCCAATGGGTTACAATCGGATGGCGAAACTACTAAGATTATGTCATGGAAGGATCTATATCAGCGTCTTGAATGTTTTGGATGGGATGTATTTGAAGTTGATGGACATGATTGCAAAGCACTTTATGAAGTGATGCAGCATATGGATGAAAGAAATAGAAAACCTAAAGCAATTATTGCTAATACAGTAAAAGGAAGAGGAATTTCTTTTTGCGAAAATGATTATGAGTGGCACGATAAAGTAATGTCCAAAGCGGAATTAGAGCAGGCGAAGAAAGAGGTTGGATTATTATGA
- a CDS encoding 3-oxoacyl-[acyl-carrier protein] reductase, whose product MIEDKNAIVTGSNRGIGKAIVEKLASEHYNIWACARAYNEKFEKELEELATEYQVWIKPIYFDLADSEQLKAGFKQIYKERKTIDLLVNNAGMGHSEIFMRTPMSKIEEIYRVNTFSVMELTQLVLRVMTRQKSGNIVNIASMAGLDSQNVIAYGSSKAAIISFTKALAVELGFIEPGIRVNAVAPGYIDTDMANRHGQDGKFEECALKRMGQPEEIANIVNFLASDESSYINGEVIRADGAIIFYK is encoded by the coding sequence ATGATAGAAGATAAAAATGCAATTGTTACAGGTAGTAATCGCGGCATTGGAAAAGCTATTGTAGAAAAACTTGCCTCGGAACATTATAATATTTGGGCGTGTGCCAGAGCGTACAATGAGAAGTTCGAAAAAGAGTTAGAGGAATTAGCTACAGAGTACCAGGTCTGGATCAAGCCAATCTATTTTGATCTGGCAGATAGTGAACAACTAAAAGCAGGGTTTAAACAGATTTATAAAGAACGTAAGACGATCGATCTGCTTGTTAATAATGCAGGAATGGGCCATTCTGAGATATTTATGAGAACGCCCATGAGTAAGATCGAAGAGATTTATCGGGTAAATACATTCTCGGTTATGGAATTGACTCAGTTAGTACTGCGTGTTATGACGAGACAAAAGAGCGGAAATATTGTTAATATTGCATCTATGGCAGGATTGGATTCACAAAATGTAATTGCATATGGAAGTAGTAAAGCGGCGATCATTTCATTTACAAAGGCATTAGCTGTTGAGTTAGGATTTATTGAGCCGGGTATTCGAGTGAATGCAGTTGCTCCAGGGTATATTGATACAGATATGGCAAATCGACATGGTCAAGATGGAAAGTTTGAAGAATGTGCATTGAAGAGAATGGGCCAGCCAGAAGAGATTGCAAACATTGTAAATTTCCTTGCATCAGATGAGTCCTCATATATTAATGGAGAGGTCATTCGGGCAGACGGAGCAATTATATTCTATAAATAA